One Candidatus Limnocylindrales bacterium genomic window carries:
- a CDS encoding phosphate ABC transporter substrate-binding protein — translation MTRRRQQTAPRSASATSLAGATTTIAARAAGVPTAVAAVACALLWSCAGGDSSRTLIQNKGSDTLVNVAQAWAENYRRVRPSVAIAVSGGGSGTGIAALINGTVDIANSSRDIHTDEREKIKAQTGKDVVEHKVARDAIVVYVHKDNPIQKITLANLACIYGEKGTCDTWTSVGVDVPGCADQKIIRVSRQSNSGTYEYFREAVLGTESDFKLGSRDMQGSKDVVDLVSKTPCAIGYSGIGYATPEVRTVCLAKDDAAPCVPPTIESAKSGEYPLSRWLYMFTAGEPAGETKAYLDWIHSPEGQKIVADSGFIPSS, via the coding sequence ATGACCAGGAGGAGACAGCAGACGGCGCCGCGCAGCGCCAGCGCCACATCCCTGGCCGGCGCGACCACGACCATCGCGGCACGCGCCGCCGGCGTTCCCACGGCCGTCGCGGCCGTGGCGTGCGCGCTGCTGTGGTCGTGCGCGGGCGGCGATTCCTCGCGCACGCTGATCCAGAACAAGGGCTCGGACACGCTGGTGAACGTGGCGCAGGCATGGGCCGAGAATTACCGGCGGGTCAGGCCCAGCGTGGCCATCGCCGTCAGCGGCGGCGGCAGCGGCACCGGCATTGCGGCACTGATCAACGGCACCGTCGACATCGCCAACTCTAGCCGCGACATCCACACCGACGAACGCGAGAAGATCAAGGCGCAGACCGGCAAGGACGTGGTCGAGCACAAGGTGGCGCGCGACGCCATCGTCGTCTACGTGCACAAGGACAATCCGATCCAGAAGATCACGCTGGCCAATCTCGCCTGCATCTACGGCGAGAAGGGCACCTGCGACACGTGGACGTCGGTGGGCGTGGATGTGCCGGGCTGCGCCGACCAGAAGATCATCCGCGTCAGCCGTCAGTCCAATTCGGGCACCTACGAGTACTTCCGCGAGGCCGTGCTCGGCACGGAGAGCGACTTCAAGCTGGGCTCGCGTGACATGCAGGGCAGCAAGGACGTGGTCGACCTCGTTTCCAAGACGCCGTGCGCGATCGGCTACAGCGGCATCGGCTATGCCACGCCCGAAGTTCGCACGGTCTGCCTGGCCAAGGACGATGCGGCCCCGTGCGTGCCTCCCACCATCGAAAGCGCCAAGTCCGGCGAGTACCCGCTGTCGCGATGGCTGTACATGTTCACGGCCGGCGAGCCTGCAGGAGAGACGAAGGCCTATCTTGACTGGATCCATTCTCCCGAAGGTCAGAAGATCGTCGCCGACAGCGGCTTCATTCCCTCGAGCTGA
- a CDS encoding Zn-ribbon domain-containing OB-fold protein, translating into MSDASDIQPLKGITTPISLDYYITPGQATARFLKGIMEGRLLGQRCPKCRKVYMPPRGSCATCAVPTEEEVELSNRGTVTTFCIVNLPFYGQAVEIPYVCASIVLDGADLPFFSMIAEVPVEQVRMGMRVEAVWCDPAERKPSLESIKYFKPTGEPDMPYESYKEHL; encoded by the coding sequence ATGAGCGACGCCAGCGACATCCAGCCGCTCAAGGGCATCACGACGCCCATCAGTCTCGATTATTACATCACTCCGGGGCAGGCCACGGCGCGCTTCCTCAAGGGCATCATGGAGGGCCGCCTGCTCGGTCAGCGCTGTCCGAAATGTCGCAAGGTCTACATGCCGCCGCGCGGATCGTGCGCGACGTGCGCAGTGCCGACCGAGGAGGAGGTCGAGCTGTCCAATCGCGGAACGGTGACGACGTTCTGCATCGTCAATCTGCCGTTCTACGGGCAGGCCGTCGAGATTCCCTACGTCTGCGCGTCGATCGTGCTCGACGGCGCCGATCTTCCCTTCTTCAGCATGATCGCCGAAGTGCCCGTCGAACAGGTGCGCATGGGGATGCGCGTGGAGGCGGTGTGGTGCGACCCGGCCGAGCGCAAGCCGTCGCTCGAGAGCATCAAGTACTTCAAGCCCACCGGCGAGCCGGACATGCCGTACGAGAGCTACAAGGAGCACCTGTGA
- a CDS encoding crotonase/enoyl-CoA hydratase family protein, whose amino-acid sequence MSEQPALLVERDGHVVTLTMNRPEARNALNPEMICRLADAWDETDADDDVRVVILTGSNGHFCAGADLDKLVTRSLKGLPPESDWEQRIRDDYQVIFRGLLRSRRTVKPLIAAIEGSCIAGGVEILQATDIRVAGEGARLGVSEVRWGLFPQGGSTTRLPRQIPFTRAMEVLLTGDHYSAAEAREMGLIGRVVAEGQALATAREIAQRIAENGPVAVRNIKRAVLEAECMTEDQAREVEMRLGMEVFGTEDAKEGPRAFKEKRKPQFKGR is encoded by the coding sequence GTGTCTGAACAGCCCGCCCTTCTCGTCGAGCGCGACGGCCACGTCGTCACCCTGACCATGAACCGGCCCGAGGCGCGCAACGCCCTCAATCCCGAGATGATCTGCCGCTTGGCCGATGCGTGGGACGAAACCGACGCCGACGACGACGTGCGCGTGGTCATCCTGACCGGCAGCAACGGACATTTCTGCGCGGGCGCCGATCTGGACAAGCTGGTGACGCGTTCACTCAAGGGCCTGCCGCCCGAGAGCGACTGGGAGCAGCGCATCCGCGACGACTACCAGGTGATCTTCCGCGGCCTGCTGCGCAGCCGGCGCACGGTCAAGCCGCTGATCGCGGCCATCGAAGGCTCGTGCATCGCCGGCGGCGTCGAGATCCTGCAGGCCACCGACATCCGCGTGGCAGGCGAGGGCGCGCGGCTCGGCGTCTCCGAAGTGCGCTGGGGCCTGTTTCCGCAGGGCGGCTCGACCACGCGCCTGCCGCGGCAGATTCCCTTCACGCGTGCGATGGAGGTGCTGCTGACCGGCGATCACTACAGCGCCGCCGAGGCGCGCGAGATGGGCCTGATCGGCCGCGTCGTCGCCGAGGGTCAGGCACTGGCAACCGCGCGCGAGATCGCGCAGCGCATTGCCGAAAACGGCCCTGTGGCCGTGCGCAACATCAAGCGCGCGGTGCTGGAGGCCGAATGCATGACCGAGGATCAGGCGCGCGAGGTCGAGATGCGCCTGGGCATGGAAGTCTTCGGCACCGAAGATGCCAAGGAAGGGCCACGGGCGTTCAAGGAGAAGAGGAAGCCGCAGTTCAAGGGGCGGTAG
- a CDS encoding acyl-CoA synthetase produces the protein MELNIADLFELVVDTAPDREALVCGERRFTYRQLDEEANRLAHFLAARGVQPGNHVGMYLYNGEEYLVSMLATFKLRAVPVNINYRYVEDELMYLMRDADLVAVFFQRELASRVAGVRDQVPTLKVLVECEDTSDAPAGTVEGAVAYDEAVASGSPQRDFAPRSGDDIYIIYTGGTTGMPKGVMWRHKDVFYAGLQGGNPGGPPIQKGEELADIVRNGMALTYLPAAPLIHGAAEWASIIAFFGGGKAVLQRGKSFDPRRVARLIKEERVNTLTMVGDAMARPLVEAIAEMGEEADVSSLFVIGSAGAVLSEAVKEQLRATIPNVMIVDSFGATETGHQGSMMAGTGHGAGSGPLFMMNETNCVFDENRKPVEPGSGVIGKLARCGHIPVGYYNDPEKTAATFFEIDGKRWVMPGDLATVESDGTIRVFGRGTVCINSGGEKIFPEEVEAALKAHPDVLDAVVVGIPDHRWGERVAALVQPRPGKQPTSGDLEAHCRTKVAGYKVPRFVEFVEKMERHPSGKPDYRWAKTYASQAAGIGVPS, from the coding sequence ATGGAGCTGAACATCGCCGACCTTTTCGAGCTGGTCGTGGACACCGCGCCCGATCGCGAGGCGCTGGTCTGCGGCGAGCGGCGCTTCACGTACCGCCAGCTCGACGAGGAGGCCAATCGTCTGGCGCACTTCCTGGCCGCGCGCGGCGTCCAGCCGGGCAATCATGTCGGCATGTACCTCTACAACGGCGAGGAATACCTCGTCTCCATGCTGGCGACGTTCAAGCTGCGGGCGGTGCCGGTCAACATCAACTACCGCTACGTCGAAGACGAGCTGATGTATCTGATGCGCGACGCCGATCTCGTGGCGGTCTTCTTCCAGCGCGAGCTGGCCTCGCGCGTGGCCGGCGTTCGCGACCAGGTGCCGACGCTGAAGGTGCTGGTCGAATGCGAGGACACCAGCGATGCGCCGGCCGGCACCGTCGAGGGCGCGGTAGCCTACGACGAGGCCGTCGCGTCGGGCAGCCCGCAGCGCGACTTCGCTCCACGCTCCGGCGACGACATCTACATCATCTACACCGGCGGCACGACGGGCATGCCCAAGGGCGTCATGTGGCGGCACAAGGACGTCTTCTATGCGGGGCTGCAGGGCGGCAATCCTGGCGGGCCGCCGATCCAGAAGGGCGAGGAGCTGGCCGACATCGTCCGCAACGGGATGGCGCTGACGTATCTGCCGGCCGCGCCGCTGATCCATGGTGCGGCCGAATGGGCATCCATCATCGCGTTCTTCGGCGGTGGAAAGGCCGTGCTGCAGCGAGGCAAGAGCTTCGACCCGCGGCGCGTGGCGCGGCTGATCAAGGAGGAGCGCGTCAACACGCTGACGATGGTCGGCGATGCGATGGCGCGGCCGCTGGTGGAAGCCATCGCCGAAATGGGCGAGGAGGCCGATGTCTCGTCGCTCTTCGTCATCGGCTCGGCGGGCGCGGTGCTGTCGGAGGCGGTCAAGGAGCAGCTTCGCGCGACCATCCCCAACGTCATGATCGTCGACAGCTTCGGCGCCACCGAGACCGGACATCAGGGCTCGATGATGGCGGGCACCGGACACGGCGCCGGTAGCGGGCCGCTGTTCATGATGAACGAGACCAACTGCGTGTTTGACGAGAACCGCAAGCCGGTGGAGCCCGGCTCCGGGGTCATCGGCAAGCTCGCGCGCTGCGGCCACATCCCCGTGGGCTACTACAACGACCCCGAGAAGACCGCGGCGACGTTCTTCGAGATCGACGGCAAGCGCTGGGTGATGCCCGGCGACCTGGCCACCGTCGAGAGCGATGGCACGATCCGGGTCTTCGGGCGCGGCACCGTGTGCATCAACAGCGGCGGCGAGAAGATCTTTCCCGAGGAGGTCGAGGCGGCGCTCAAGGCGCATCCGGACGTGCTCGATGCCGTCGTCGTCGGCATTCCCGACCACCGCTGGGGCGAGCGCGTGGCGGCGCTGGTGCAGCCGCGGCCCGGCAAGCAGCCGACATCGGGCGACCTGGAAGCGCACTGCCGCACCAAGGTCGCCGGCTACAAGGTCCCGCGCTTCGTCGAGTTCGTCGAGAAGATGGAACGCCATCCCAGCGGCAAGCCCGACTACCGGTGGGCGAAGACCTACGCCTCCCAGGCCGCCGGCATTGGGGTCCCGTCTTGA
- the phoU gene encoding phosphate signaling complex protein PhoU, translating to MTSHLEEKLHNDIARIRDKVREMADLALRGLEDSIRALTTADTKLAYAAILRDSRVDDLESLIDGMCVEFIVRHIPVATHLRFVHSVAKIVSELERVGDYAESINRQAILLARSEKERDFGKFEQLAHVAVDMMRQAVRSFLDEDLELARRTIDLEGRANAIHQDIYKELESEIPVSSEELSRLFSLLSVANRYERVADQAVNICEEVFYILTGEIVKHRSKADASILFVSSGASAMAPIVEGMAAMVAGNQFAFASATTGPGLPSPRLLEFMAIRGINVAGQASPVLDEMGDLSRFRVVVAIDREAARALSTRTFGFRTVIVEWDIEDPTLTGTGEETPAQAMTRTFDDLLERITQLIQSLHGTVASLGAPS from the coding sequence GTGACCTCGCACCTCGAAGAGAAGCTCCACAACGACATCGCCCGCATTCGCGACAAGGTCCGCGAGATGGCCGATCTCGCGCTGCGGGGGCTCGAAGACTCCATCCGTGCCCTGACCACGGCCGATACCAAGCTGGCCTACGCCGCCATCCTGCGGGACTCGCGCGTCGACGATCTCGAAAGCCTCATCGACGGGATGTGCGTGGAGTTCATCGTCCGCCACATCCCTGTGGCGACCCACCTCCGCTTCGTCCATTCCGTGGCCAAGATCGTCTCGGAGCTGGAGCGGGTCGGCGACTACGCCGAAAGCATCAATCGCCAGGCGATCCTGCTTGCCCGCAGCGAAAAAGAGCGCGACTTCGGCAAGTTCGAGCAGCTTGCGCACGTAGCGGTCGACATGATGCGCCAGGCCGTGCGGTCGTTCCTCGACGAGGATCTGGAGCTGGCCCGCCGCACCATCGATCTGGAGGGCAGGGCCAACGCCATTCATCAGGACATCTACAAGGAGCTGGAGTCGGAGATCCCGGTCAGCTCCGAGGAGCTGTCCCGACTGTTCTCGCTGCTGTCGGTGGCCAACCGCTACGAGCGCGTCGCGGACCAGGCCGTCAACATCTGCGAAGAAGTTTTTTACATACTTACCGGCGAAATCGTAAAGCATCGATCGAAGGCCGATGCGAGCATTCTGTTCGTGTCTTCGGGCGCTTCGGCGATGGCGCCGATCGTCGAGGGCATGGCGGCCATGGTCGCCGGCAACCAGTTCGCGTTCGCCTCGGCCACCACCGGCCCGGGCCTGCCCTCACCTCGCCTGCTCGAGTTCATGGCCATCCGCGGGATCAACGTGGCCGGGCAGGCCTCGCCCGTGCTGGACGAGATGGGCGACCTCAGCCGCTTCCGCGTCGTCGTGGCCATCGACCGCGAGGCGGCGCGCGCGCTCTCGACGCGAACCTTCGGCTTTCGCACCGTGATCGTGGAATGGGACATCGAGGACCCGACGCTGACCGGGACCGGCGAGGAGACGCCGGCTCAGGCGATGACGCGCACGTTCGACGACCTGCTCGAGCGCATCACCCAGCTCATCCAGAGCCTGCACGGGACCGTCGCCAGCCTCGGCGCGCCCAGCTAG
- a CDS encoding OB-fold domain-containing protein encodes MTQDKAKHYEGVLWAVHTLEYPYTRSVGQVIGTFLAGLKEGRVLGTRTPSGKVLVPPSEFDPETGADLTEIAEVSDTGAVTTWAWVPEPRAKHPLRHAFAWALIRLDGADTAMLHAVDAGDPARMKAGMRVKARWRDSRSGSINDIECFVPVEG; translated from the coding sequence ATGACGCAAGACAAGGCGAAGCACTACGAAGGGGTGCTCTGGGCGGTCCATACGCTCGAGTACCCGTACACGCGCTCGGTCGGCCAGGTGATCGGCACGTTCCTGGCCGGGCTGAAAGAGGGAAGGGTGCTCGGCACCCGCACGCCCTCCGGCAAGGTTCTCGTGCCACCCTCCGAGTTCGATCCGGAGACGGGTGCCGATCTGACCGAGATCGCCGAAGTCTCCGACACCGGCGCGGTGACCACCTGGGCATGGGTGCCCGAGCCGCGCGCCAAGCATCCGCTCAGGCACGCCTTCGCATGGGCGCTGATCAGGCTCGACGGCGCCGACACCGCCATGCTGCACGCCGTCGATGCCGGCGATCCCGCTCGGATGAAGGCCGGCATGCGCGTCAAGGCACGCTGGCGCGACAGCCGCAGCGGGTCGATCAACGACATCGAATGCTTCGTGCCGGTGGAGGGCTGA
- a CDS encoding thiolase domain-containing protein, with translation MSRLCAVVGIGQTKHAAKRGDVSMTGLVREAALRALEDAGTAWGDIDALVIGKAPDMFEGVMMPELFLAEALGAVGKPMIRVHTAGSVGGTTAIVAAHLVQSGMYERVLTVAFEKQSESEATWAITPKIPFQPPLVAGAGGYFAPIIRAYIDRSKAPADVGMHVAVKDRKNALKNPYAHLHLPDIDLETVANSPLLWDPLHYLDCCPSSDGACAMVLTSEEGARRSAGKPAWVLGTAMRSEPTMFPGRNQMNPRAGRECAAEVYRQAGVTNPRKDIDVAEVYVPFSWYEPMWMENLGFAGENEGWKMTLEGATAIDGDMPINPSGGVLSSNPIGASGMIRFAEAAMQVRGTAGEHQIDGARKALGHAYGGGSQFFSMWMVGTEKP, from the coding sequence ATGTCTCGCCTTTGTGCCGTCGTCGGAATCGGTCAGACCAAGCATGCCGCCAAGCGCGGCGACGTCTCCATGACCGGCCTCGTGCGCGAGGCTGCGCTGCGCGCGCTCGAGGACGCGGGCACGGCCTGGGGCGACATCGATGCGCTGGTCATCGGAAAGGCGCCCGACATGTTCGAAGGCGTGATGATGCCCGAGCTATTCCTGGCCGAGGCGCTGGGCGCCGTGGGCAAGCCGATGATCCGCGTGCACACGGCCGGCAGCGTCGGCGGCACCACCGCCATCGTCGCTGCGCATCTGGTGCAGTCGGGAATGTATGAGCGCGTGCTGACGGTCGCTTTCGAGAAGCAGTCGGAGAGCGAGGCGACGTGGGCGATCACGCCGAAGATCCCGTTCCAGCCGCCGCTGGTGGCGGGCGCCGGCGGCTACTTCGCCCCGATCATTCGCGCCTACATCGACCGGTCCAAGGCGCCGGCCGACGTGGGCATGCACGTGGCCGTCAAGGACAGGAAGAACGCGCTCAAGAACCCGTACGCACACCTGCATCTTCCCGACATCGATCTGGAGACCGTGGCCAACTCGCCGCTGCTCTGGGATCCGCTCCACTACCTGGATTGCTGTCCGTCCTCGGACGGCGCCTGTGCGATGGTGCTGACGAGCGAGGAGGGCGCGCGCCGCTCGGCGGGAAAGCCGGCGTGGGTGCTGGGGACGGCGATGCGAAGCGAGCCGACGATGTTTCCGGGCCGCAATCAGATGAATCCGCGCGCCGGCCGCGAGTGCGCGGCCGAGGTCTACCGGCAGGCCGGCGTCACCAATCCGCGCAAGGACATCGACGTGGCCGAGGTCTACGTGCCGTTCTCCTGGTACGAGCCGATGTGGATGGAGAACCTCGGCTTCGCTGGCGAGAACGAAGGCTGGAAGATGACGCTGGAAGGCGCCACGGCCATCGACGGCGACATGCCGATCAATCCGTCGGGAGGCGTTCTCTCGTCCAATCCCATCGGCGCCTCCGGCATGATCCGCTTCGCGGAGGCTGCGATGCAGGTGCGCGGCACCGCCGGGGAGCATCAGATCGACGGTGCCAGGAAGGCACTCGGGCACGCCTACGGCGGCGGCAGCCAGTTCTTCTCGATGTGGATGGTGGGTACGGAGAAGCCGTAG
- a CDS encoding thiolase domain-containing protein — protein MREVAVISFAQAPSVRRDVLRNEVEILMPVVAEAVERAGIPRAEIGFTVSGSCDYMGGIPFSFVTALDGVGAWPPIQESHVEMDGAWALAEAFVRLQHGDVDSALVYGFGKSSVGDLPDVMNLQTDPYVVAPLGCDSISMAALQARAMIDAGICTEAQMAEVAARSRRDAIGNPYAQVKGDSDPRALLGQPYISSPLRKHDCAPISDGASAVVLAVGDLARKLCKRPAWIRGIDHRIDSQNLGSRDLTQSPSTRIAGENAGTGKGAIEVAELYAPFTHQEILLRRELGLDGNTRINPSGGVLAGNPMMAAGLIRIGEAAAWIHRGEARRTLAHATSGPCLQQNLVCVLEGE, from the coding sequence ATGCGCGAGGTCGCCGTCATCTCCTTCGCACAGGCACCGTCGGTGCGGCGCGACGTGCTGCGCAACGAGGTTGAAATTCTCATGCCGGTGGTGGCCGAGGCCGTCGAGCGCGCAGGCATTCCGCGCGCCGAGATCGGCTTCACGGTCTCGGGAAGCTGCGACTACATGGGCGGCATTCCCTTCTCGTTCGTCACCGCGCTCGACGGGGTCGGCGCCTGGCCGCCCATCCAGGAATCGCACGTCGAGATGGATGGGGCGTGGGCGCTGGCAGAGGCGTTCGTGCGGCTGCAGCACGGCGACGTGGACTCGGCGCTGGTGTACGGGTTCGGCAAGTCGTCCGTGGGCGACCTGCCCGACGTCATGAACCTCCAGACCGATCCCTATGTGGTCGCGCCGCTCGGCTGCGATTCCATCTCCATGGCCGCGCTGCAGGCACGCGCGATGATCGATGCAGGCATCTGCACCGAGGCGCAGATGGCCGAGGTGGCCGCGCGCAGCCGGCGCGATGCGATCGGCAATCCGTACGCGCAGGTCAAGGGCGACTCCGACCCGCGCGCGCTGCTCGGACAGCCCTACATCTCCTCGCCGCTGCGCAAGCACGACTGCGCGCCCATCTCCGACGGCGCCTCCGCGGTCGTGCTCGCGGTCGGCGATCTGGCGCGCAAGCTGTGCAAGCGGCCGGCGTGGATTCGCGGCATCGATCATCGCATCGATTCGCAGAACCTCGGCAGCCGCGATCTGACGCAGTCGCCTTCGACGCGCATCGCCGGAGAGAACGCCGGCACCGGCAAGGGAGCGATCGAAGTCGCCGAGCTGTACGCGCCGTTCACGCATCAGGAGATCCTGCTGCGCCGCGAGCTCGGCCTGGACGGCAACACCCGCATCAACCCGTCGGGCGGAGTCCTGGCCGGCAATCCGATGATGGCCGCCGGCCTCATCCGAATCGGCGAGGCCGCGGCCTGGATTCATCGCGGCGAGGCGCGGCGCACGCTCGCGCATGCGACCTCGGGCCCGTGCCTGCAGCAGAACCTCGTCTGCGTCCTGGAGGGAGAGTGA
- a CDS encoding ferredoxin, whose protein sequence is MKVIVDYDLCEANAICMRVAPEVFKVDEKDNLHVLQENPPEELRAKVKEAVRLCPRQALSIQD, encoded by the coding sequence ATGAAAGTCATCGTCGATTACGATCTGTGCGAGGCGAACGCGATCTGCATGCGCGTGGCTCCCGAGGTGTTCAAGGTGGATGAGAAGGACAACCTGCACGTCCTTCAGGAGAACCCTCCGGAGGAGCTTCGCGCCAAGGTCAAGGAAGCGGTGCGGCTGTGTCCGCGGCAGGCGTTGTCGATCCAGGATTGA
- a CDS encoding PaaI family thioesterase, with protein MQEKRGSLYFEAATMPASGAWAQKRRLAAALRRIIDRLVLSAAPEEQLSRAAEAAERYAVTLEEHVQRKGQWGFAESANAGDVGAFFDQSPMIGLSNPLAPPLTLQAREGRIHGTGVFGAAYEGPPGHVHGGFVAAAFDEVLGFAQSLSGNPGMTGTLTVRYRRPTPLHTPLRFDAGVDRVEGRKIFTSGKLFAGETVTAEAEGIFVSVEPARFLAMMEASGNETGRS; from the coding sequence GTGCAAGAGAAGAGAGGGAGCCTGTACTTCGAGGCGGCCACGATGCCGGCCAGCGGTGCATGGGCTCAGAAGCGGCGCCTGGCTGCTGCGCTGCGCAGGATCATCGATCGCCTGGTGCTGAGCGCAGCTCCCGAAGAACAGCTCTCGCGGGCGGCGGAGGCGGCCGAACGCTATGCGGTCACTCTGGAGGAGCACGTCCAGCGCAAAGGGCAGTGGGGCTTTGCCGAAAGCGCCAATGCCGGCGACGTCGGCGCCTTCTTCGACCAGAGCCCGATGATCGGCTTGTCCAATCCGCTTGCGCCGCCGCTGACGCTGCAGGCGCGCGAGGGACGCATTCACGGCACGGGGGTGTTCGGAGCCGCTTATGAAGGGCCGCCCGGACACGTGCATGGCGGCTTCGTCGCCGCCGCCTTCGACGAGGTGCTCGGCTTTGCGCAGTCGCTCAGCGGAAATCCCGGAATGACCGGCACGCTGACGGTGCGCTACCGGCGTCCGACGCCGCTGCACACGCCCTTGCGCTTCGACGCCGGGGTCGACCGCGTCGAGGGGCGCAAGATCTTCACGTCGGGCAAGCTGTTCGCCGGCGAAACCGTCACCGCCGAAGCCGAAGGAATCTTCGTCTCGGTGGAGCCGGCGCGGTTCCTGGCGATGATGGAAGCGAGCGGCAATGAGACCGGACGAAGCTGA
- a CDS encoding cytochrome P450: MKPGTLDLSNPDNFNHGFPHEYFRMLRQQDPVHWSECGFEPDRNGKGFWSITKYEDVKMMSRTPLTFSSHEGGTNIFELHGDDLIGARSMMLNMDPPQHAKYRRLVAHNFTPRQIEKLHGHIRELATRIVDDIATRGECDFVADVAALLPMRTIMEIVGVPEEDQKAVFDLSNRLIGFDDPEYQCSFDEGKMAAAEMCMYGNKLREAVAECPQENLASALYHGKVDGESLDAFQYNYFFLMLMIAGNETTRTMTSHGMRLLMEHPAQRKLLVDDPSRVPAAVEEILRYNPAVMYFRRTVMEDVELRGKKLKKGDKVVLWYPSANRDEEIFEDPDRFDVTRPIHEHLAFGIGEHFCIGASFARAQLTSIFTELLTRLPDMELVSPPRYLRSNFIDGIKEMRVRFTPEAARPRATCPHAAAAAAAAEAGAEAQPAAAAQVSQASQS; encoded by the coding sequence ATGAAGCCAGGCACGCTCGATCTCTCCAACCCCGACAACTTCAACCACGGCTTTCCGCACGAGTACTTCCGCATGCTGCGGCAACAGGACCCCGTCCACTGGAGCGAGTGCGGCTTCGAGCCCGACCGCAACGGCAAGGGCTTCTGGTCCATCACCAAGTACGAGGACGTCAAGATGATGTCGCGTACGCCGCTTACGTTCTCGTCGCACGAGGGCGGCACCAACATCTTCGAGCTGCACGGCGACGACCTGATCGGGGCGCGCTCGATGATGCTCAACATGGATCCGCCGCAGCACGCCAAGTACCGGCGCCTGGTCGCGCACAACTTCACGCCGCGCCAGATCGAGAAGCTGCACGGCCACATCCGGGAGCTCGCCACCCGGATCGTCGACGACATCGCCACCCGCGGCGAGTGCGATTTCGTGGCCGACGTCGCCGCGCTGCTGCCGATGCGCACGATCATGGAGATCGTCGGCGTGCCCGAGGAGGACCAGAAGGCGGTCTTCGACCTGAGCAACCGGCTGATCGGCTTCGACGATCCCGAGTACCAGTGCTCCTTCGACGAAGGGAAGATGGCGGCGGCCGAGATGTGCATGTACGGCAACAAGCTGCGAGAGGCCGTGGCCGAGTGCCCGCAGGAGAACCTCGCCAGCGCGCTCTACCACGGCAAGGTCGACGGCGAGAGCCTGGACGCGTTCCAGTACAACTACTTCTTCCTGATGCTGATGATCGCCGGCAACGAGACGACCCGCACGATGACGTCGCACGGAATGCGGCTGCTCATGGAGCATCCGGCGCAGCGAAAGCTGCTCGTGGACGATCCGTCGCGTGTTCCGGCGGCCGTCGAGGAGATCCTGCGCTACAACCCGGCCGTCATGTACTTCCGGCGAACGGTGATGGAAGACGTCGAGCTGCGTGGCAAGAAGCTGAAGAAGGGTGACAAGGTCGTGCTGTGGTACCCGTCGGCCAACCGCGACGAAGAGATCTTCGAGGATCCCGACCGCTTCGACGTGACCCGCCCGATCCATGAGCACCTGGCTTTCGGAATCGGCGAGCACTTCTGCATCGGTGCCAGCTTCGCGCGCGCACAGCTGACGTCCATCTTCACCGAACTGCTGACGCGGCTGCCCGACATGGAGCTGGTCTCGCCGCCGCGCTACCTGCGGTCGAACTTCATCGACGGCATCAAGGAGATGCGCGTGCGATTCACGCCCGAGGCGGCCAGGCCGCGCGCGACGTGTCCGCATGCGGCGGCTGCCGCGGCGGCGGCGGAAGCCGGGGCCGAGGCTCAGCCCGCCGCGGCGGCGCAGGTATCGCAGGCCTCGCAGAGCTGA